CGCGATCGTCCCGGCCGACGCGTCACGGCTCTCGGCCGCGATGCGGGCCGCGCTCCTCTCGCCGGGGAAGAGGATCCGCGCGCTCGTCGCGATCGCTTCGGGCGCCCTGTTCCGCGGCGAGACGGGACCGCTGATCGACCTGGGCGCCGCGATCGAGGCCGTCCACGCCGCCTCGCTCGTGTTCGACGATCTCCCCTCGATGGACGACGCGACGCTCCGCCGCGGGCGTCCGGCGCTCCACCTCGAGTTCGGGGAATCGACCGCGATTCTCGCCGCGGTCGCCCTGATCAACCGCGCGTTCGAGCTCCTCGGGTCGAGCGACGGCCTGCCCGAGCGCCTGCGCGCGAAGCTCGTCGCCGAGCTCGCGCGGGCGGCCGGGGAGCCGGGCTGCTGCCGGGGACAGTTCGCGGACCTGGCCGCCGATCCCGCGCGCGCCACGCTCGAGGAGCTCGAGCGGATCCACCAGTTGAAGACGGGAGAGCTCTTCGTGGCGGCGGCGCGGGGAGGCGCCATCGCCGCGCGGGCGTCCGAGGCGGGCACGGCCGCGATCACGCGGTACGCGAAGAACCTCGGCCTCGCCTTCCAGATCGTCGACGACCTCCTCGAAACCCCCGACGCCGCCGCGCGCACGGGGAAGAAGGCGCACGGGGAAGGGCACCGGGCGAACTTCGCGAAGATCCTCGGCCGCGAGACCGCCGTCGCGATCGCGGGAGAGCTCACGGAGGCGGCCGCGCGGTCCGTCGAGCCGCTCGGTCCGAAGGCGCGCCCGCTCGCCGACCTCGCCTATCTGCTCCGGGATCGGCGCGCGTGATCGATGCCCCGCCGCCGCTCGAGGAGGTGCGCGCCCGGCTTCGCGCGCAGGGATATCTCGACGCCGGGATCGAGCGCGCCATCTTCAACGCCCCGCGCGCGTGGGGAGCGATCGTCCCTTCGGCCGCCGCGGGCGCGGCCGCGTGCGCCGTCGCCTCGGCGGCGGCGCTCTCGGCCCGAGGGGCCGTTGCCCCGGGGCCCGGCGTCTTCGCCGCGGCGGGCGCGCTTGTCCTCTGCGAGGCGCCGCTCGCCGCCGCGGCCGGCGGCGCGGCGCTCGTCCTGTCGCGGCTTCGCCGGGCGCCGTCGCGGCCGGCGCGGTCCGCGCTGTTGGCCGCGGCGGCGGCGGCCCTCCTCGTCTTCGGGCTCTTCACGGCGGGGGTCCGCTCGCTTCCGGCGTCGCCGGGCGGCCACCCGTGGCTCTCGCTCGCCGCCGTCGCCGTCGCCGCGTTCTACTTCGCGCGCGCCGTCCGGGCAACCTCGCTCTCGCTGGCGCTGCGCCGCCACGTCGCGCTTCCCGAGCGATTCTCGTGGCGACGCGGCTCGGCCGCCGCGCTGGCGGCGCTCCTGGCGCTCGCCTCCGTCTGGGCGGTGCGCCGCGAGCCGCCGGCCCGGTTCCCGGCGCTGACGATCGCCCCCCGTCCGATCGAGCTCGTCGTCGTCGCGTTGGACGGCGTCTCTCCGGAAACGCTCGCCCTCCTGGCTCCGGACGCGCCGCTCGTGCGCTGGCGCCGGGCGCCGGCCACGCCGCCGGAGATCTGGACGACGATCGCGACGGGCGTTCCTCCTTCCCGCCACGGTGTGGCGGCCTTCGAGCGGATCTCGCTCTTCGGCGCGGCCGCGCTCACTCCTCCCGCGGGGACCGCCTGGCTTTTCCGTGGGCCGCTGCGGTGGGCGGGAGCGACGGGCCGGCTGCCGGTCTCCGGCGCCCAGCGCCGCGCGTGGACGTTCTGGGAGATTGCGGCGCGGACGGGCGTTCCGACGGTCTCGGTGAACTGGTGGGCGTCGGAGAACGTGCCCGGGGCGGCGATCGTCGAGAACCGCGAGATCGCGCTTCGCGCGCGCAACGGTGCCGAGGACGATGCGCAGGCCATCGCGGCGTTTCGCCGTCTGGAGCGGGAGACCCGCCCCCGTCTCGCGACGGTGTATCTGCCCGGCTCCGACATCGACCGCGGGCCCCTCTCCCGCGCCGCGCGCGAGTTCGTGGCGGAGCGAGCCGCCCGGGCGCGCTCGGGCGGCGAGGTCCTCTGGCTGGTCGCCGACGGCGGCCGGTCGGGAACGACCGGCGGATGGGCGCTCGTCGACCCCGCCGCCGTCGCGGGCGGCGCGGGCCGCGCCGAGGACGTCGCTCCGACGGCGATCGCGCGGCTGGGGATCCCCGCGGCGCGGGACCTCGCAGGCACGCCGCGGTTCGCCCTCTTCCGGAAGGGCGCGCTCGAGGGGGAGACCGTCGCGACCTACGGCGACCGCCGGTCGCCCGGGCGGGGGGCCGAGCCGACGGAGACGGGACGCGAATACCTCGAGAAGCTCAAGTCTCTCGGCTATCTCCAATGAGATAGTTGGCCGACCGGCCGGCGGCCATTCGGCGCCGCGCGTCCGGCGAGCGGCGAAGGGGAGGCGCGATGAAAGCGATCTATTTCGAAGGCCACGGCGGTCCCGAGGTCCTGAAGATCGGCGAGAGGCCCGATCCGGAGCCGGGACCGGGAGAGGTGCGGATCCGGATCCGCGCGGCGGCGCTCAATCACCTCGACATCTTCGTCCGGAACGGCCTCGAGAACGTCCGGGTTCCGCTCCCGCAGATCCCGGGAGCCGACGGCGCCGGAACGGTCGACGCGATCGGCGCCGGCGTCGAGGGGTTCGCTTTGGGCGAACGGGTGCTCGTCCAGCCGGGCCTGCATTGCGGAATCTGCGAATTCTGTCTCGCCGGCGAGCAGAGTCTTTGCGTCAAGTTCAAGCTCGTCGGAGAGCATGCGCCCGGCACGTTCGCCGAGCTCGCCGTCGTCCCCGCTCGGAACGTCTTCCGGTTTCCCGACGCGATGCCGTTCGAGGAGGCGGCATCCTTCCCGCTCGTCTACCAGACCGCCTGGAGGATGGTCGTCGGCCGCGCGGCGGTGCGGGCCGGAGAGACCGTGCTGATCCACGGCGTCGGCGGCGGCGTCGGATGGGCCGCGCTCGAGATCGCGCGCCTGTGCGGCGCGGAGGTCTTCGTCACGTCGTCGGAGGAATCGAAGCTCTCGGCGGCCCGCGGCGCGGGGGCCTCGCAGGGCTGGAGCTCGCGCGACGACGTGGCGCGGCGGGTGTCGGAAGCGACGGGGAGGAGAGGGTGCGACGTCGTCGTCGACTGCGTCGGGGACGCGACCTGGATGATATCGTTGCGGGCGGCGGCCAAGGGGGGGCGCGTCGTGACCTGCGGCGCCACTTCCGGGCCCAATCCCAGGGAAGAGTTGCGATTGATATTCTGGAAACAGCTCTCGATCCTCGGCTCGACGATGGCCAACGACCGCGAGTTCCGCGCGGCCGCCGCCGCCGTCTTCTCGGGGCGGCTCAAGCCCCGGATCGACTCCGTGCATCCCTTCGACGACGCCGCCGCCGCGTACGCCCGAATGGAGTCCGGGCGCCAATTCGGCAAGATCGTCCTCGTTCCGTAGCCCGGATCATTCATGAGCACCCGGCGAGGCGAG
The nucleotide sequence above comes from Thermoanaerobaculia bacterium. Encoded proteins:
- a CDS encoding polyprenyl synthetase family protein yields the protein MTARREPDGSFATFSERHLGPLEERLTAIVPADASRLSAAMRAALLSPGKRIRALVAIASGALFRGETGPLIDLGAAIEAVHAASLVFDDLPSMDDATLRRGRPALHLEFGESTAILAAVALINRAFELLGSSDGLPERLRAKLVAELARAAGEPGCCRGQFADLAADPARATLEELERIHQLKTGELFVAAARGGAIAARASEAGTAAITRYAKNLGLAFQIVDDLLETPDAAARTGKKAHGEGHRANFAKILGRETAVAIAGELTEAAARSVEPLGPKARPLADLAYLLRDRRA
- a CDS encoding alcohol dehydrogenase catalytic domain-containing protein, translating into MKAIYFEGHGGPEVLKIGERPDPEPGPGEVRIRIRAAALNHLDIFVRNGLENVRVPLPQIPGADGAGTVDAIGAGVEGFALGERVLVQPGLHCGICEFCLAGEQSLCVKFKLVGEHAPGTFAELAVVPARNVFRFPDAMPFEEAASFPLVYQTAWRMVVGRAAVRAGETVLIHGVGGGVGWAALEIARLCGAEVFVTSSEESKLSAARGAGASQGWSSRDDVARRVSEATGRRGCDVVVDCVGDATWMISLRAAAKGGRVVTCGATSGPNPREELRLIFWKQLSILGSTMANDREFRAAAAAVFSGRLKPRIDSVHPFDDAAAAYARMESGRQFGKIVLVP